Within the Ensifer canadensis genome, the region TTTGCATGCCGGGGCCCCTTCGAAAGACCCTTTTCTGTTGCATGTCATGTTGCACTGCAACTAATTTGATATGCCCGAGGCGGCGGAAAATTGATTCGCGCCTTGGTCGAATATTGCAGGCATTTCGACCGTTCATTTGCATGGAAGGCTCATCCGGGGGATAGCCACAGTTCGCTGGGTTCACAATTGACGTCAATCTGTCGCAACGCGGCGCCTGTGTGATGGCGGGCTGCCGCAAGCTGATTTCATTGAGAGAGGTTTTATCATGGTCGTGGCCGAAACGGCGTCGATGCAAGGGACGTTGACGCAGAGGGTACCGGACAATTTCCACCGTCTGTCGTTTACCGGTAGCGGAAAAGAGTATTTTGGCATCTGGATCGTCAACGTGCTGCTGACGATCATCACGCTCGGCATCTATTCCGCCTGGGCGAAGGTCCGCCGCAACCGCTATTTCTACGGTAACACGGTGCTTCTCGGGCGCGCCTTCGAATATCACGCAAAGGGTAAGCAGATCCTGATCGGTCGGGTGATCGTTTTCGCTTACCTGATCTTCTACAACGTCATGCTGAACGTCGTGCCGATCGCCGGCATCATTCTTGCCCTGTTGCTGGTGGCCTTCGTGCCATGGCTGGTCGTCAGGGGCCTGCGCTTCAGTGCCCGCGTGACCAGCTATCGCAATGTGCGGTTCGATTTCGTCGGCGGCGTCGGCGGTGCGTTTCTCGCCTTCATCGTCGGTCCGGTTATTTCGGTCCTCACACTTGGCATCCTGGTGCCGCTCGCCAGCCGCTGGTCCTATCGCTACATCGGCAGCAACCTGCGTTATGGGCAACGGGCATTCGCGACCGATCCTTCCGTCGGTGCGATCTACAAGTCGTGGTTCCTGTCGGCGGCCATCATCGTCGCTGGCCTGCTGATCATTGCCTTTATTGGTTTCCTCAATCTGGCCGTGATCATGTCGTTGTTCGACGGCTCCATTGAGGCAACGCTGGGAATGCACGTTTCGATGATTGCCTTGTTCGTCATCGCCTACATTGCATTCCTCTCGATCTTCGGGGTCGCGGCGCTGTTCTACCGTGCCGGCGTGCGCAACGTCGCCTGGTCGGCAACGACCTTCGACGGCAAGCATCAGTTGACGAGCGACCTGTCGCGGGGCCGTTACGCCTGGATCGCGATTACCAACATGATCGTCACCATCTTCACGCTGGGCCTTATGCGTCCCTGGGCAGCCGTGCGCATGGCGCGTTATGTCAATGAACACACGGGCGTCCATTTCGAAGGCAATGTCGGCGAGATGTTCGACCGGATCGCCCAGGAAGGTTCGGCCGTCGGTTCGGAGTTCATGGACTTCGAAGGGTTCGACTTTGGCTTCTAACGGCACGGAGATTGCTGTTGGCGAGTGGCATCCGGCCGGTTCCAGCCGGTCGGTGCCCTCGCGGCTGATCGAAGATGGCGGTGGCCTCAAGGCTTTGGATGAGGCCGGCGCCGAACTTGCAGGTGGAGCACTTGCTGCCGTCGATATTTCTGCGCGCGTCGGCGCCATTCCGCGTCGCATCGAGTTTCCCGATGGTTCTCTGTTCGAGACGACCGACAACGACGCCGTCGATCGTTTCCTGAAACGCAAGGGAAAAACCAATCTCGTCCACGAATGGGAGCGTTTTCACCCGCGCCTGATCGCGGTCGTCCTGGCGACCGTGCTCAGCGGCGTGGCCATCTATCGTTATGCCGTACCGGCGCTGGTCGAAATCGCCGTGCTGGTGACGCCGCCGATCGTGCCGAAGATCATGTCGGCAAGCACCATGGAGACGATGGATCGCACGCTGCTCGACACGTCGGCGCTTGCAATTGAGCGCCAGGACAAGATCCGTGAGGGGTTCAACGCGATCGCACGGCTGTCCGATCGCGGCGAGGGTGGCTACACCCTCAACTTCCGCATGGGCGGGACCATCGGCCCGAATGCTTTCGCGCTGCCCGACGGCACGCTGATCGTTACCGATGAGCTGATCGAGCTTGCCGGCGACGATACCGAAATGATCGTCGGCGTGCTGGCGCACGAGATCGGTCATGTCGAACTCGAGCATAGCCTGCGCCAGATCTACCGCGCCGCGGGCGTCGCTGGGCTGGTCATGATGATCGGTGGCGACATCGGCTCCGGTGCTGAGGACATTCTGGTGCAGGGTGCCGGTCTCCTTACGCTCTCCTTTTCGCGTAGCGCGGAAGCGGCAGCAGATCGGCATTCGGTGGAACTGATGCTGAAAGCCAGGCGGGATCCGACGGCAATCGCACGGTTCTTCGACCTGCTCGAAAAGGAGCTTGGCGACAGTTCCGACACCAGCATCCTTGCGACCCATCCCGGCACACCGGAACGGCGCAAGGCGATCCTCGATTATGCCGGCGAACTGAGGGCGCAGGCTCAGTAGCCCTCTGGTCCGTCGAGCGGCTTCCCCACACAAGGCGCGACGCTGTCATCAAAACGAAAACAGCGGGCACACGGCCCGCTGTTTCCAATTCACGCGATGGCTACAGCGCCGCGCGTCTTAATTTGACGCGCAAAGGTCGCTGTAGCACTTTGAATTGCTGCATGTTTTGATCCTTAAATCGAATGGGATTTAAGGAAACATGCAGTAGGATCAGTCCTGCGGGCCGTCGTTGTAGCCGACCTTGTCGACCAGTTCCGATGCCTTCTTGCGGTTGGCTGCAATGTCGGCCAACGGCAGTTCGTCGGGCTTGATCGTGCCGAACGACTTGACCACGTCGGAGGGCTCGGCACCCGGCAGCACCGGATATTCGTATACCTGCTCGGCGTAGATCTTCTGCGCTTCGCCTTCCGACAGGAATTCCATCAGCTTCAACGCATTGTCCTTGTTCGGGGCGTTCTTGGCGAGTGCCATGCCCGAAATGT harbors:
- a CDS encoding YjgN family protein, with product MVVAETASMQGTLTQRVPDNFHRLSFTGSGKEYFGIWIVNVLLTIITLGIYSAWAKVRRNRYFYGNTVLLGRAFEYHAKGKQILIGRVIVFAYLIFYNVMLNVVPIAGIILALLLVAFVPWLVVRGLRFSARVTSYRNVRFDFVGGVGGAFLAFIVGPVISVLTLGILVPLASRWSYRYIGSNLRYGQRAFATDPSVGAIYKSWFLSAAIIVAGLLIIAFIGFLNLAVIMSLFDGSIEATLGMHVSMIALFVIAYIAFLSIFGVAALFYRAGVRNVAWSATTFDGKHQLTSDLSRGRYAWIAITNMIVTIFTLGLMRPWAAVRMARYVNEHTGVHFEGNVGEMFDRIAQEGSAVGSEFMDFEGFDFGF
- a CDS encoding M48 family metallopeptidase — translated: MASNGTEIAVGEWHPAGSSRSVPSRLIEDGGGLKALDEAGAELAGGALAAVDISARVGAIPRRIEFPDGSLFETTDNDAVDRFLKRKGKTNLVHEWERFHPRLIAVVLATVLSGVAIYRYAVPALVEIAVLVTPPIVPKIMSASTMETMDRTLLDTSALAIERQDKIREGFNAIARLSDRGEGGYTLNFRMGGTIGPNAFALPDGTLIVTDELIELAGDDTEMIVGVLAHEIGHVELEHSLRQIYRAAGVAGLVMMIGGDIGSGAEDILVQGAGLLTLSFSRSAEAAADRHSVELMLKARRDPTAIARFFDLLEKELGDSSDTSILATHPGTPERRKAILDYAGELRAQAQ